One window from the genome of Breoghania sp. L-A4 encodes:
- the nudC gene encoding NAD(+) diphosphatase: MSFAHPSDPSVLLGFAANDIDRLADKREDAAWIAAARDGEAARFLLFCGDRPVIGIGESLRIGHARALAEALQADFDDCPFLGSRDGPAFFSAGIPLGETAEESVEAAGALKLIDLRSLAVDGQMPAGDVGLLAQGRSLLHWHQTHRFCSRCGTRSILTQGGYRRDCPSCGGLHFPRTDPVAIMLTVDGDRCLLGRQPRFVEGMYSALAGFIEPGETIEAAVRRETWEEAGIRAGRVSYYASQPWPFPASLMIGCIVEALTTGITMDATELDDCRWFHRDDVALMLPRTHPDGLIAPPPMAIAHILMKAFVDGEV, from the coding sequence ATGAGCTTCGCGCATCCCTCCGATCCCTCGGTCCTGCTTGGCTTTGCCGCAAACGACATCGACAGGCTGGCGGACAAGCGCGAGGATGCCGCCTGGATCGCGGCGGCACGCGATGGCGAGGCGGCCCGTTTCCTGCTGTTCTGCGGCGACCGTCCGGTGATCGGCATCGGCGAGTCGCTTCGGATCGGACATGCGCGAGCGCTCGCGGAGGCTCTGCAGGCCGATTTTGACGACTGTCCGTTTCTCGGCAGCCGCGACGGGCCGGCCTTTTTCTCCGCCGGGATTCCACTCGGCGAGACGGCCGAGGAGAGCGTGGAGGCCGCGGGGGCGCTGAAACTCATCGATCTGCGTTCGCTGGCGGTGGACGGCCAGATGCCCGCCGGTGACGTGGGGCTTCTGGCGCAGGGGCGCTCGCTGCTGCACTGGCACCAGACGCACCGGTTTTGCTCGCGCTGCGGCACCAGGAGCATCCTGACCCAGGGCGGCTACCGGCGCGACTGCCCCTCGTGCGGTGGTCTGCATTTTCCGCGCACCGATCCCGTCGCCATCATGCTGACGGTCGACGGCGACCGTTGCCTGCTCGGACGCCAGCCGCGTTTTGTCGAGGGCATGTATTCGGCGCTTGCGGGCTTCATTGAGCCGGGCGAGACGATCGAGGCGGCGGTGCGGCGCGAAACCTGGGAGGAGGCCGGAATCCGTGCGGGCCGGGTGAGCTATTATGCCAGCCAGCCCTGGCCGTTTCCCGCCTCGCTGATGATCGGCTGCATTGTCGAAGCGCTGACCACGGGGATCACCATGGACGCGACCGAGCTCGACGATTGCCGATGGTTCCACCGCGACGACGTGGCCCTGATGCTGCCACGCACGCACCCCGACGGCCTGATCGCGCCGCCGCCCATGGCCATCGCCCACATCCTGATGAAGGCCTTCGTCGACGGCGAGGTCTGA
- a CDS encoding HIT family protein produces the protein MSEPDGFSLDPWLETDSAFVLDLPLSTLRLSGDARYPWLLLVPRKPNLIEIIDLDAADRTQLMAEIAQVSSALKAITGCDKLNVGALGNMVAQLHVHVIARFNDDPAWPGPVWGVGEAQARSPEARGEMIGALRRALD, from the coding sequence ATGTCCGAACCCGATGGCTTTTCACTCGATCCCTGGCTTGAGACCGACAGCGCCTTCGTCCTGGATCTGCCGTTGAGCACGCTGCGGCTGTCAGGTGACGCGCGCTATCCGTGGCTGCTCCTGGTGCCGCGAAAGCCCAATCTCATCGAAATCATCGATCTGGACGCGGCTGATCGCACACAATTGATGGCCGAGATCGCGCAGGTCTCCTCCGCATTGAAGGCGATCACCGGCTGCGACAAGCTGAATGTCGGCGCGCTGGGCAACATGGTGGCGCAACTGCATGTGCATGTGATCGCGCGATTCAACGACGATCCGGCCTGGCCGGGGCCCGTGTGGGGCGTGGGCGAGGCGCAGGCCCGATCGCCGGAAGCGCGCGGCGAGATGATTGGGGCCCTGCGACGGGCGCTGGACTGA
- a CDS encoding ABC transporter ATP-binding protein: protein MNDPLLSIRNLDVDFTQADFTTHAVRNVSFDIRKGETLALVGESGSGKSVTALSILKLLPYPAASHPNGEILFNGENLLNAREPALRAVRGNDISMIFQEPMTSLNPLHSVERQVSEILKLHRGMGDKAARARVLELLDQVGIRDPETRLASYPHQLSGGQRQRVMIAMALANEPDLLIADEPTTALDVTVQAQILKLLKDLQGERGMAMLFITHDLGIVRKTADRVCVMTDGEIVEQGPVEGIFTNPQHAYTRHLLAAEPKGTPPKRDMERPIVVEADDLKVWFPVKRGFLRRTVDHIKAVDGIDVRVREGQTLGVVGESGSGKTTLGLAILRMISSKGRIAFFGKDIQEKSWRDMRPLRRDMQVVFQDPFGSLSPRMSIAEIVAEGLGIHMPHLSKQERDRKVAAALDEVGIDPATMHRYPHEFSGGQRQRISVARAMVLEPKFVMLDEPTSALDMSVQAQVVDLLRDLQKKHDLAYLFISHDLKVVRALANDVIVMRQGKVVESGTSDRIFDAPRTDYTKALMAAAFRLEAVGEGLVSE from the coding sequence ATGAATGACCCTCTCCTTTCGATCCGCAACCTCGACGTGGACTTCACGCAGGCCGATTTCACAACCCATGCGGTCAGGAACGTCTCCTTTGACATTCGCAAGGGGGAAACGCTGGCGCTGGTGGGCGAGTCCGGGTCGGGAAAATCGGTCACCGCCCTGTCGATCCTGAAGCTGCTGCCCTATCCGGCCGCCTCGCATCCGAATGGCGAGATTCTGTTCAACGGCGAGAATCTGCTCAACGCCCGGGAACCGGCGTTGCGCGCGGTGCGCGGCAACGACATCTCGATGATCTTCCAGGAGCCGATGACCTCGCTCAACCCGTTGCACAGCGTTGAGCGGCAGGTGTCGGAAATTCTCAAGCTGCACCGGGGCATGGGCGACAAGGCGGCGCGCGCGCGGGTGCTCGAACTGCTCGACCAGGTCGGCATCCGCGATCCGGAGACCCGGCTCGCCTCCTATCCGCATCAGCTTTCCGGCGGCCAGCGCCAGCGCGTGATGATCGCCATGGCGCTTGCGAATGAACCGGACCTGTTGATCGCCGATGAGCCGACCACCGCGCTCGACGTGACCGTGCAGGCGCAGATCCTGAAGCTGCTGAAGGATCTGCAGGGCGAACGCGGCATGGCCATGCTGTTCATCACCCATGACCTCGGGATCGTGCGCAAGACCGCCGACCGGGTTTGCGTGATGACCGACGGCGAGATCGTTGAACAAGGACCGGTCGAGGGGATTTTCACCAATCCGCAGCACGCCTACACGCGTCATCTGCTGGCGGCGGAACCGAAGGGCACACCGCCGAAACGCGACATGGAGCGCCCCATCGTCGTGGAGGCGGACGATCTGAAGGTCTGGTTCCCGGTCAAGCGCGGCTTCCTGCGCCGCACCGTCGATCACATCAAGGCGGTGGACGGCATCGACGTGCGGGTGCGCGAGGGCCAAACGCTGGGTGTGGTGGGCGAGAGCGGCTCGGGCAAGACCACGCTCGGGCTGGCGATCCTGCGGATGATTTCCTCAAAAGGTCGCATCGCGTTTTTCGGCAAGGACATCCAGGAGAAATCCTGGCGCGACATGCGGCCGCTGCGCCGCGACATGCAGGTGGTCTTCCAAGATCCCTTCGGCTCGTTGAGCCCACGCATGTCGATCGCCGAGATCGTCGCCGAAGGCCTGGGCATCCACATGCCGCATCTGTCAAAGCAGGAGCGCGACCGCAAGGTCGCCGCCGCGCTGGACGAGGTCGGCATTGATCCCGCGACCATGCACCGCTATCCGCATGAATTCTCCGGCGGCCAGCGTCAGCGCATCTCGGTGGCTCGGGCCATGGTTCTGGAGCCGAAATTCGTCATGCTCGACGAGCCGACCTCGGCGCTGGACATGAGCGTGCAGGCGCAGGTGGTCGATCTGCTGCGCGACCTGCAGAAGAAGCACGACCTGGCCTATCTGTTCATCAGCCACGATCTGAAGGTGGTGCGCGCGCTCGCCAACGACGTGATCGTCATGCGCCAGGGCAAGGTGGTGGAATCCGGCACGTCGGACAGGATTTTCGACGCGCCGCGGACCGACTACACCAAGGCGCTGATGGCCGCGGCCTTCCGCCTCGAGGCCGTGGGCGAAGGCCTGGTCAGCGAATAG
- a CDS encoding ABC transporter permease: MNRRRLTNFRANRRGYWSLWIFLVLFALSLVAEFIANDKPILISYKGELLTPIFVDYPEEKFGGFLAVTDYRDPFIKEEVESNGWMVWPPIRYSYNTVNNELPVPAPAPPSWMLDKETRCQRYPQGVADSGCTLGNWNWVGTDDQGRDVVARLIYGFRLSVLFGLTLTVLSSIIGVSAGAVQGYYGGWIDLLFQRFIEIWTSIPTLYLILIIASILTPNFWILCGILLAFSWVALVGVVRAEFLRGRNFEYVNAARALGVSNRAIMFRHLLPNAMVATLTFMPFILNGSISTLTALDFLGFGLPPGSPSLGELLAQGKNNLQAPWLGFSGFLVISVMLSLLIFIGEAVRDAFDPRKTFK, translated from the coding sequence ATGAACCGCCGCCGGCTCACGAACTTCCGCGCCAACCGGCGCGGCTACTGGTCGTTGTGGATCTTTCTGGTGCTCTTCGCGCTGTCGCTGGTCGCGGAATTCATCGCCAACGACAAACCGATCCTGATTTCCTACAAGGGCGAGCTGCTCACGCCGATCTTCGTCGACTATCCGGAAGAGAAATTCGGCGGCTTTCTCGCGGTGACCGATTACCGCGACCCCTTCATCAAGGAGGAGGTCGAGAGCAACGGCTGGATGGTCTGGCCGCCGATCCGATACTCCTACAACACGGTGAACAACGAACTCCCGGTGCCGGCGCCCGCGCCGCCGTCGTGGATGTTGGACAAGGAGACGCGCTGCCAGCGCTATCCGCAAGGGGTGGCGGACAGCGGCTGCACGCTGGGCAACTGGAACTGGGTCGGCACCGACGATCAGGGTCGTGACGTGGTGGCGCGGCTGATCTACGGCTTCCGGCTGTCGGTGCTGTTTGGGCTGACGCTGACGGTTCTCTCGTCGATCATCGGCGTCTCGGCCGGCGCGGTGCAAGGGTACTATGGCGGCTGGATCGATCTTCTTTTCCAGCGCTTCATCGAGATCTGGACGTCGATTCCGACGCTCTATCTGATCCTGATCATCGCCAGTATTCTGACGCCGAACTTCTGGATCCTGTGCGGAATTCTGCTGGCGTTCTCCTGGGTGGCGCTGGTGGGCGTGGTGCGCGCGGAATTCCTGCGCGGCCGCAATTTCGAATATGTGAACGCCGCGCGGGCGCTGGGCGTGTCCAACCGCGCCATCATGTTCCGGCATCTGCTGCCCAACGCCATGGTGGCGACGCTGACCTTCATGCCGTTCATCCTCAACGGCTCGATCTCGACGCTGACGGCGCTGGACTTTCTCGGCTTCGGGCTGCCGCCGGGCTCGCCGTCGCTGGGCGAACTGCTGGCCCAGGGCAAGAACAACCTGCAGGCGCCCTGGCTGGGGTTCTCGGGCTTCCTGGTGATCTCGGTGATGCTCAGCCTGTTGATCTTCATCGGCGAGGCGGTGCGCGACGCCTTCGACCCGCGCAAGACGTTCAAGTGA
- the recR gene encoding recombination mediator RecR gives MSTRRVTGPEIERLIQLLAKLPGLGPRSARRAALQLIQKKEQLLVPLAEAMGVAVQSVGVCATCGNIDTSDPCTVCADPRRDARTIVVVEDVSDLWALERAAAINARYHVLGGTLSPLDGIGPEDLTIDALVARVKAGGVDEVILAVNATMEGQTTAHYVTDQLAGLGAKISRLAHGVPVGGELDYLDEGTLSAAIRSRTPF, from the coding sequence ATGAGCACGCGCAGGGTCACAGGACCGGAGATCGAGCGGCTGATCCAGTTGCTGGCCAAGCTTCCGGGGCTGGGGCCACGCTCGGCGCGCCGCGCGGCGCTGCAGCTGATCCAGAAGAAGGAACAGTTGCTGGTGCCGCTGGCCGAAGCCATGGGCGTGGCCGTTCAAAGCGTCGGCGTCTGCGCAACATGCGGCAACATCGACACCAGCGATCCTTGCACCGTCTGTGCCGATCCGCGCCGCGACGCGCGCACGATTGTCGTCGTGGAGGATGTTTCGGATCTGTGGGCGCTGGAACGCGCAGCCGCGATCAACGCGCGCTATCATGTGCTCGGCGGCACCCTGTCGCCGCTCGACGGCATCGGGCCGGAGGATCTGACAATCGACGCGCTGGTGGCGCGGGTAAAGGCCGGCGGCGTGGACGAAGTGATCCTGGCGGTGAACGCCACCATGGAGGGCCAGACGACCGCGCATTACGTCACAGACCAGCTCGCTGGCCTCGGTGCGAAGATTTCCCGGCTTGCGCATGGCGTGCCGGTCGGCGGCGAATTGGACTACCTCGACGAAGGAACGCTCAGCGCCGCCATCCGCTCCAGAACCCCGTTCTGA
- a CDS encoding extracellular solute-binding protein: protein MSAGGFSRRSVLRMAAASALAPLATTLMPRFARAVSRNGAEHHGLSVFGDLKYGADFTHFDYLVPDAPKGGRIAFTAPSWAYNQNPQTFNTLNSFILKGDAPPRMELCFDSLMVRALDEPDAVYGLLARSVSVSDDGNRYRFHLRPEARFHDGTPLVAEDVAFTLMLLKEKGHPLISQTITEMVSAEALSSEVVEVAFSGKQTRQLPMVVAGLPVFSRRYYETQDFTKTTMEPPLGSGPYRVGAFEQGRTIDYERVEDWWARDLPVARGAFNFDVIRIEFFRDRQIAFEAMKKGKLTFYEEFVSKSWATEYDFPAVRDGRVIKTTFPDDRPAGAQGWFFNTRRDKFSDPRTREAIGLAFDFEWTNQNLFYGLYERTNSFFQNSEMMAHGVPSAEELTLLEPLRGQLSADVFGEVWRAPVSDGSGQDRALFRRATELLRDAGWIREGQTLVSASGTPLTVEFLSNSPSFERVILPYVKNLRLIGVEATFRVVDSAQYQSRLNDFDFDAVGRRYAMEATPGEGIRQFWGSDAAGRPGSNNLAGISDPAVDALIEKIIHADSREAMTIACKVLDRVLRASHYWVPNWYKASHAVAYWDRFGFPPEKPRYGFPVETTWWSDGTKAATFD from the coding sequence CCGCGGCGTCCGCGCTGGCGCCGCTTGCTACGACGCTGATGCCCCGCTTCGCCCGCGCCGTCTCGCGCAACGGCGCGGAGCACCATGGCCTGTCGGTGTTCGGAGATCTGAAATACGGCGCCGATTTCACGCACTTCGACTATCTGGTCCCGGACGCGCCCAAGGGCGGTCGGATTGCCTTCACCGCGCCCTCCTGGGCCTACAACCAGAACCCACAGACCTTCAACACGCTCAATTCGTTCATTCTCAAGGGCGACGCGCCGCCGCGCATGGAGCTGTGTTTCGACAGCCTGATGGTGCGCGCGTTGGATGAGCCGGACGCGGTCTACGGGCTGTTGGCGCGCTCCGTCAGCGTGTCGGACGACGGCAACCGCTATCGCTTCCATCTTCGGCCCGAGGCGCGCTTTCACGACGGTACGCCGCTTGTGGCCGAGGACGTGGCCTTCACTCTGATGTTGCTGAAGGAAAAGGGGCATCCGCTGATCAGCCAGACGATCACCGAGATGGTCTCGGCCGAGGCACTTTCGTCCGAGGTGGTCGAGGTGGCCTTTTCCGGCAAGCAGACCCGGCAACTGCCGATGGTCGTCGCCGGTCTGCCGGTCTTCTCCAGGCGCTACTACGAGACCCAGGATTTCACCAAGACCACGATGGAGCCGCCGCTGGGCTCCGGACCCTACCGGGTCGGCGCCTTCGAGCAGGGCCGCACCATCGACTACGAGCGCGTGGAGGACTGGTGGGCGCGCGATCTCCCCGTCGCCCGCGGCGCCTTCAATTTCGACGTCATCCGCATCGAGTTCTTCCGCGACCGGCAAATCGCCTTCGAGGCGATGAAGAAGGGCAAGCTGACGTTCTACGAGGAGTTCGTCTCCAAGAGCTGGGCGACGGAGTATGATTTCCCCGCCGTGCGCGACGGGCGCGTGATCAAGACGACGTTTCCCGACGACCGGCCCGCCGGAGCGCAGGGCTGGTTCTTCAACACCCGGCGGGATAAATTTTCAGATCCGCGCACCCGGGAGGCTATCGGCCTGGCGTTCGATTTCGAGTGGACAAATCAGAACCTGTTCTACGGGCTCTACGAGCGCACCAATTCCTTCTTCCAGAATTCCGAGATGATGGCCCACGGCGTGCCCTCGGCTGAAGAACTGACGCTGCTGGAACCGTTGCGCGGCCAGCTTTCCGCAGACGTGTTCGGCGAGGTCTGGCGCGCGCCCGTCTCCGATGGCTCGGGCCAGGATCGTGCTTTGTTTCGCCGCGCGACGGAGCTGCTGCGTGACGCCGGCTGGATACGCGAGGGCCAGACGCTGGTCTCGGCATCCGGGACGCCGCTGACGGTGGAGTTCCTGTCCAATTCGCCGAGCTTCGAGCGGGTGATCCTGCCCTATGTGAAGAACCTCCGCCTGATCGGTGTGGAGGCGACCTTCCGGGTGGTCGATTCAGCACAATATCAGTCGCGGCTCAACGATTTCGATTTCGATGCCGTGGGCCGGCGCTATGCCATGGAGGCGACGCCCGGCGAGGGCATCCGGCAGTTCTGGGGATCGGATGCGGCCGGGCGCCCGGGCAGCAACAATCTCGCCGGTATCAGCGATCCGGCCGTTGACGCGCTTATTGAAAAGATCATTCACGCCGATAGCCGCGAGGCGATGACCATCGCGTGCAAGGTGCTGGACCGGGTGCTGCGCGCGTCGCACTACTGGGTGCCCAACTGGTACAAGGCCAGCCACGCGGTGGCCTATTGGGACCGCTTCGGATTTCCTCCGGAGAAACCGCGCTACGGGTTTCCCGTGGAAACCACCTGGTGGTCCGACGGGACCAAAGCCGCGACGTTCGACTAG
- a CDS encoding sulfate transporter family protein codes for MLSLATRSFSQVLSPPFRAILWKSLGITVALLIVVWMAIQGTVVYFIDFTSYPWLETVIGILTGIGALIGLGFLIAPVSAIFAGLFQDEVADLVESQDYPADPPGKPMALIPSLWLAVKFAGVVILGNLIALILLLVPGINIVAFFLVNGYLLGREFFQFAAMRDVDEAAAKRLRKAHGGTVLLGGLLIAGVLAIPILNLLTPIFATVFMVHLYKRVRARTMAAAV; via the coding sequence ATGCTGTCCCTCGCCACCCGCTCCTTTTCCCAAGTGCTGTCGCCACCGTTTCGCGCGATCCTGTGGAAGTCGCTCGGCATCACGGTGGCGCTGCTGATCGTCGTGTGGATGGCGATCCAGGGGACGGTCGTCTATTTCATTGATTTCACCAGCTATCCGTGGCTGGAGACGGTGATCGGCATCCTCACCGGCATCGGCGCCCTCATCGGTCTGGGTTTCCTGATCGCACCTGTCAGCGCGATTTTCGCGGGCCTGTTTCAGGACGAAGTCGCGGATCTTGTCGAGAGCCAGGATTATCCGGCTGACCCGCCGGGCAAGCCCATGGCGCTGATTCCCTCGTTGTGGCTTGCGGTGAAATTCGCCGGCGTGGTGATCCTGGGCAACCTGATCGCGCTGATCCTGCTGTTGGTGCCCGGCATCAACATCGTCGCCTTCTTTCTCGTCAACGGCTACCTGCTCGGACGGGAATTCTTCCAGTTCGCCGCCATGCGCGATGTCGACGAGGCGGCCGCCAAGCGGCTGCGCAAGGCGCATGGCGGCACGGTTCTCCTGGGCGGGCTGTTGATCGCGGGCGTGCTGGCGATTCCGATCCTCAACCTGCTGACGCCGATCTTCGCCACCGTCTTCATGGTGCACCTGTACAAGCGTGTTCGGGCGCGGACGATGGCCGCGGCCGTCTGA
- a CDS encoding microcin C ABC transporter permease YejB: MGAYILRRLLLMIPTIIGIMAVNFVIIQFAPGGPVEKVIAQLTGTDVSATARISGGSGDLGGGQSASQGGGAESSSKYRGAQGLDPEFIKDLEKQFGFDKPPLERFGRMLWNYARFDFGESYFRDIAVVDLVIEKMPVSISLGLWMTLISYLISIPLGIRKAVTDGSRFDVWTSAVIVVGYAIPGFLFAVLLIVLFAGGSFFDWFPLRGLFSDNWDTLSWGEKILDYFWHLALPLTAMALSAFATTTLLTKNSFLDEIRKQYVVTARAKGLSEREVLYRHVFRNAMLIIVAGFPGAFISSFFAGSLLIETIFSLDGLGLLGFESVINRDYPVIFATLFIFSLMGLLVGLISDLTYTWIDPRIDFESREV; this comes from the coding sequence ATGGGCGCCTACATCCTGCGACGGCTGCTTCTGATGATCCCGACGATCATCGGCATCATGGCGGTCAACTTCGTGATCATCCAGTTTGCGCCGGGCGGGCCGGTGGAGAAGGTCATTGCCCAGCTCACGGGCACCGATGTCTCCGCCACCGCGCGGATTTCCGGCGGCAGCGGCGATCTCGGCGGCGGCCAGAGCGCCAGCCAGGGCGGCGGTGCGGAATCGAGCTCCAAATATCGCGGCGCGCAAGGCCTGGATCCGGAGTTCATCAAGGATCTGGAGAAGCAGTTCGGCTTCGACAAGCCGCCGCTGGAGCGCTTCGGGCGGATGCTGTGGAACTACGCCCGCTTCGATTTCGGCGAGAGTTATTTTCGCGACATCGCGGTGGTCGATCTGGTGATCGAGAAGATGCCCGTGTCGATTTCGCTCGGGCTCTGGATGACGCTGATCTCCTATCTGATTTCGATCCCGCTTGGGATACGCAAGGCGGTGACCGACGGTAGCCGTTTTGATGTCTGGACCTCGGCGGTGATCGTCGTGGGCTATGCGATTCCGGGCTTCCTGTTCGCTGTGCTGCTGATCGTGCTCTTCGCCGGCGGCTCGTTCTTCGACTGGTTCCCCTTGCGCGGGCTGTTCTCGGACAATTGGGACACGCTGTCGTGGGGCGAAAAGATTCTCGATTACTTCTGGCACCTGGCGCTGCCGCTGACCGCGATGGCGCTGTCGGCGTTTGCCACCACGACACTGCTGACCAAGAATTCCTTCCTTGATGAGATCCGCAAGCAATATGTGGTGACGGCCCGCGCCAAGGGGCTGAGCGAGCGCGAGGTGCTGTACCGGCATGTGTTCCGCAATGCCATGCTGATCATCGTGGCGGGCTTCCCCGGCGCCTTCATCTCGTCGTTCTTCGCGGGATCGCTGCTGATCGAGACGATCTTCTCGCTCGACGGGCTGGGGCTTTTGGGTTTTGAGTCGGTAATCAACCGCGACTATCCGGTGATCTTCGCGACCTTGTTCATCTTCTCGCTGATGGGGCTGCTGGTCGGATTGATTTCCGACCTCACCTACACCTGGATCGATCCCCGGATCGATTTCGAAAGCCGGGAGGTCTGA
- a CDS encoding DNA polymerase III subunit gamma/tau — protein sequence MDGNLHNDDQPDGTLNDPVQPSLIPTPDATKDDGAYRVLARKYRPRDFTDLIGQEPMVRTLSNAFETGRIAQAWMLTGVRGVGKTTTARILARALNYEIPGEIDQPTIALERLGIHCQAIMDGGHIDVIEMDAASHTGIDDIREITDAARYRPVSARYKVYIIDEVHMLSKAAFNGLLKTLEEPPEHVKFIFATTEIRKVPVTVLSRCQRFDLRRVEAETLVKHLRRISDSEKVAIEDEALAMVARAAEGSVRDSLSLLDQAMAHGAGTITADELRGMLGLADRARVIDLFEHVMKGDAAAALDGLREQYDVGADPAVIMSDLAEFVHLVTRLKVVPDAGNDTSVTETERTRGKAFAEALSMRVLGRAWQMLLKAVGEVQTAPKPLAAADMALIRLCYAADLPTPDDALRQLRGTQQAAPAAPAGGGPAAGGGGQPGGHAQQAPAQQSAPPAGAPSMSALQQGAPRLQAITGGQQAAHQPKHVPQPEPQTAQSPPEPALSDVPSETTLTIGTLEDVAALAAQNRDISLKFAIERQIRLIAIQPGRLDIAIDKGAAADLAGVLGRKLSDWTGQRWLVAVSRAEPGAQTIHERREADQAQLVTDARANPAVSAVLDAFPGSEIVDVRVLEGEDTDVLDASPDDETDDDD from the coding sequence ATGGACGGCAATCTCCACAATGACGACCAGCCTGACGGCACGCTGAACGATCCCGTTCAGCCGAGTCTCATCCCCACGCCCGACGCGACCAAGGATGACGGCGCCTACCGCGTTCTCGCCCGCAAATACCGCCCGCGCGATTTTACCGACCTGATCGGCCAGGAGCCGATGGTGCGCACCCTGTCCAATGCGTTCGAGACCGGGCGCATCGCCCAGGCCTGGATGCTGACCGGCGTGCGCGGTGTCGGCAAGACGACCACGGCGCGGATTCTGGCGCGCGCCCTCAACTACGAGATCCCCGGCGAGATCGACCAGCCGACCATCGCGCTCGAACGGCTGGGCATCCATTGCCAGGCGATCATGGACGGCGGCCACATCGACGTCATCGAGATGGACGCCGCCTCGCACACCGGCATCGACGACATTCGCGAGATCACCGATGCGGCGCGCTACCGGCCCGTTTCCGCGCGCTACAAAGTCTACATCATCGATGAGGTGCACATGCTGTCGAAGGCGGCCTTCAACGGGCTGCTGAAGACGCTCGAAGAGCCGCCCGAGCACGTGAAATTCATCTTCGCCACCACGGAAATCCGCAAGGTTCCGGTGACGGTGCTGTCGCGCTGCCAGCGCTTCGATTTGCGCCGCGTGGAAGCCGAAACGCTGGTCAAGCACCTGCGGCGGATTTCGGATTCCGAGAAGGTGGCGATCGAGGACGAGGCGCTTGCCATGGTGGCGCGTGCGGCCGAGGGCTCCGTGCGCGATTCACTGTCGCTGCTCGACCAGGCCATGGCGCATGGCGCGGGCACGATCACCGCCGACGAGTTGCGCGGCATGCTGGGACTGGCCGACCGCGCCCGGGTGATCGATCTGTTCGAACACGTGATGAAGGGCGATGCGGCCGCGGCCCTCGATGGGTTGCGCGAACAATACGATGTGGGCGCCGACCCGGCCGTGATCATGAGCGATCTCGCGGAATTCGTGCATCTGGTGACCCGCCTCAAGGTGGTGCCCGATGCCGGCAACGACACCTCTGTCACCGAGACCGAGCGCACGCGCGGCAAGGCTTTTGCCGAGGCGCTGTCGATGCGCGTGCTGGGCCGGGCGTGGCAGATGCTGCTCAAGGCGGTGGGCGAGGTACAGACCGCGCCCAAGCCGCTGGCGGCCGCCGACATGGCGCTGATCCGCCTGTGCTACGCCGCCGACCTGCCCACGCCCGACGACGCCCTGCGTCAGTTGCGCGGCACGCAGCAGGCTGCCCCTGCCGCGCCCGCTGGCGGCGGCCCCGCCGCAGGTGGCGGCGGACAGCCGGGCGGACATGCGCAACAGGCGCCGGCGCAACAATCCGCCCCGCCGGCCGGCGCACCATCCATGTCGGCACTCCAACAAGGCGCACCGCGGCTGCAGGCCATCACGGGCGGCCAGCAGGCCGCGCACCAGCCCAAGCATGTGCCCCAGCCGGAGCCTCAGACAGCGCAATCCCCACCCGAGCCTGCGCTCAGCGACGTCCCGTCCGAGACCACGCTCACCATCGGCACGCTGGAAGACGTGGCCGCGCTGGCGGCGCAAAACCGCGACATCTCCTTGAAATTCGCCATAGAGCGGCAAATCCGGCTGATCGCCATCCAGCCGGGCCGGCTCGACATCGCCATCGACAAGGGCGCGGCCGCTGATCTCGCGGGCGTGCTCGGCCGCAAGCTGAGCGACTGGACCGGACAACGCTGGCTTGTCGCCGTCAGCCGCGCCGAACCCGGCGCGCAGACGATCCATGAGCGCCGCGAGGCCGATCAGGCGCAGCTTGTCACCGACGCCCGCGCCAATCCGGCCGTCTCCGCCGTGCTCGACGCCTTTCCCGGCTCGGAAATCGTCGATGTGCGGGTTCTCGAGGGCGAAGACACAGATGTTCTTGATGCGTCTCCCGACGACGAGACGGACGACGACGACTGA
- a CDS encoding YbaB/EbfC family nucleoid-associated protein, whose product MDFMKMMKQAKQMQEQMGSLQEEVAAIEVTGASGGGMVVVTLNGKGTMQSLKIDPSLAKADEVEILEDLIIAAHNDAKAKAEAAMAEKTQEMMSGLGLPAGMKLPF is encoded by the coding sequence ATGGATTTCATGAAGATGATGAAGCAGGCCAAGCAGATGCAAGAGCAGATGGGCTCGCTTCAGGAGGAGGTCGCGGCCATCGAGGTCACTGGCGCCTCCGGCGGCGGCATGGTCGTCGTCACGCTGAACGGCAAGGGCACCATGCAGAGCCTGAAGATCGACCCCTCGCTCGCCAAGGCCGACGAAGTCGAGATCCTCGAGGATCTGATCATCGCCGCGCACAATGACGCCAAGGCCAAGGCGGAGGCCGCGATGGCCGAAAAGACCCAGGAGATGATGAGCGGTCTCGGTCTGCCCGCAGGCATGAAGCTGCCGTTTTGA